A region of Denticeps clupeoides chromosome 19, fDenClu1.1, whole genome shotgun sequence DNA encodes the following proteins:
- the cfap45 gene encoding cilia- and flagella-associated protein 45 yields MSSSSSSARLSGGSARSRRYRTRAVTSQVDETLFGTPQKAACGAGSPSSRRDTVRVISHDMIRDLNVPCKDPSGLSIILCASEIERITAESLFPTKEEKERQLEAQQSEKEAIRDAAEQRKARMRQADLSRNKNQTLSELEAEAKERAQYLLERANLMRMEQEDEVKKLNELILGAQCHAVRDAQILEKEQIQTELVEEDKRLDAMMELERCRAVESHDQIEQLRKQQRIQGKTYILKQIEEHNEARHVEEELREQEGQQMLENLERMQEEELQALDQKREEQRRLQLEILRINEESLLSKERMKEDERLADVRAVAYTRKKMEQEAEYEAELQRIKKEKEKEVARLRALQERERDHKAEQDEIRARRNQEATDREWRKKEKERHKKKVEEEGKLKVSRLEQVTHKEHLLAIEAGRERAEFERVIRVQQEAITREKELEENHRQRLLRHAEGVRQQMRARELQAIAQRKELFHEGNSLLEEAHNRRIRLNEIKAKKLRELKAAGLPEKYCSYVERKVPI; encoded by the exons atgtcgtcgtcgtcgtcgtccgcGCGACTCTCCGGTGGCAGCGCGCGCTCTCGCCGGTACCGAACCCGCGCGGTGACGTCACAGGTGGACGAGACGCTGTTCGGAACGCCGCAG AAAGCAGCCTGCGGAGCCGGGTCCCCGTCGTCCAGACGCGACACGGTGCGCGTCATCTCCCACGACATGATACGCGACCTGAA TGTCCCATGCAAGGACCCATCGGGCCTGTCCATCATACTGTGTGCATCTGAAATTGAGCGAATTACAGCTGAGTCACTATTTCCTACCAAAGAGGAGAAAGAAAGGCAACTGGAAGCCCAGCAAAGTGAAAAGGAAGCAATCCGG GATGCAGCAGAGCAAAGGAAGGCCCGCATGCGACAGGCAGACCTGTCACGGAACAAAAACCAGACCCTGAGTGAACTTGAGGCCGAGGCGAAGGAGCGTGCCCAGTACCTTCTGGAGAGAGCCAACCTCATGAGgatggagcaggaggatgaggtCAAGAAACTAAATGAG CTAATCCTGGGTGCTCAGTGTCATGCTGTGCGCGATGCCCAGATTTTGGAGAAAGAGCAGATCCAGACAGAGCTGGTGGAAGAGGACAAGCGGTTAGATGCCATGATGGAGCTGGAGCGGTGCCGTGCGGTTGAGTCCCATGATCAGATTGAACAACTGCGAAAACAGCAGAGGATCCA GGGGAAGACGTACATTCTGAAGCAGATAGAGGAGCATAATGAGGCGCGTCACgtggaggaggagctgagggAGCAGGAAGGCCAGCAGatgctggagaacctggagaggATGCAGGAGGAGGAACTTCAG GCACTAGACCAAAAGAGGGAGGAGCAGCGGAGGCTGCAGCTGGAGATCCTGCGGATTAATGAGGAGAGCCTGCTCTCCAAGGAGCGGATGAAGGAGGACGAGCGGCTCGCTGACGTGCGAGCTGTGGCGTACACCCGCAAAAAAATG GAGCAAGAGGCAGAGTACGAGGCAGAGCTGCAGCGGATcaagaaagagaaggagaaagaagTGGCTCGACTCAGAGCCCTGCAGGAGAGGGAACGGGACCACAAAGCTGAACAG GACGAGATCCGGGCACGCAGGAACCAGGAAGCTACTGACAGAGagtggaggaaaaaagaaaaagagcgaCACAAAAAGAAAGTGGAAGAGGAGGGAAAGCTGAAGGTTTCACGATTGGAGCAGGTCACACACAAAGAGCATCTCCTCGCCATTGAGGCTGGGCGTGAGAGAGCGGAGTTTGAGAGGGTCATCAG GGTGCAACAGGAGGCCATAACCCGTGAGAAGGAGCTAGAAGAGAACCACCGGCAGCGACTGCTACGGCATGCTGAAGGTGTCCGGCAGCAGATGAGGGCACGTGAGCTACAGGCCATTGCCCAGCGTAAAGAGCTTTTCCATGAGGGCAACAGTTTGCTTGAGGAGGCGCACAATCGTCGCATCCGCCTGAACGAGATCAAGGCAAAGAAGCTGAGGGAGCTAAA ggcGGCTGGGCTTCCTGAGAAGTACTGCAGTTATGTGGAACGCAAGGTTCCCATCTAA